AGGAGGTCTGAGTTGTGGAGGGAGCTTACAGATCTCCTCAATTCCTGCCCCACTGGAGGGAGCAAAACCCCAGAAAAGTGGTCAAGGGTAAACTTCAACTCTGCATTAATCGAACTGTGGTTCTATCACCACGTAAAGGTATTTAAATGGTATTTCCTGTTTTATCATAGTCATGGATGGACTGGAGGTCGGACACAAAACAGAAGGCCATGAAGATTAGGAGGTCGGCCCAGCAGACAGGGGGAGGGCCATCTTCTGTCGTGCCACTGACTGCCCTCGAAGAAAAGCTAATTGCTTTTATTGGGGAAACGGCAGTTAGTGGCATTCCGGGGATTGTAGACCCCCTTGAGGTGAGGCACCCTGTCATTTATCGTAGCAGTGAAGGTATTATCCAATTGATAAATTATGGTGTAAGTTTGCTTACTTTATCGCATTTCAGATAGTGACAGTTATGCCCGATGGGAGCTTGCCCTTTTTCTTTGAGGAGGGAGAAGCTTCATCATCAGGAGAAGCTTCCACCGTAGGAGATGGTTCTACCCCTTCCACCTCGGGAATGCCTCCTCCTGCAAAAAAGAGGAGGATTTGTGGTGAGTGATAGTTCAATCATCAGTATAAAGACTTCTAAAAATTATGTCATGTACCATAATATTGATACCCATTGATTACAGTCAATATTTGGGCAAATTACCTGACAGCAGCTTCAGTGATAAGGTTGCTCatgtgagaattttattttccttctctttagaCGCAGATCTTGATGAAAAGGAGGAGAGGGCCTTGGCTGCAAGCAAGGCTATGGCAGATGCTATTCAAAGAATAGCATTTGCTGTAGAGGTTGTAGCCAGGAACTCGGAGGAGACGAGGAAAACATTGGAGAGCCTCACAGCTTCTGTGAAGGAGATGAAGGAAATGTAAGTAGTGCAGTTAGACTGCTAAACAACCTTTCATAGAAACAAAACTTACCTAATATTGAAGGCGTCTGATAATGTCTCCCCTCACCGCTCTTGCTTCTAGAAGCAGGGCCCTAGCCCCTTGTTCCACTGGCGGTGGTCTATCAATTTCATCCTCCATATGGAATTCATCATCTCCATATGGAACTCCACCCAGCATACACATGTTGTGCAGGACGCTGCAGGCATTGACAAATTGGCATACTTTGCTAGGGTCATACTCCATTTTCCTGGCTTGGAGAAGGCATCTAAACCTTCCCTTCAACAATCCAATGCATCGTTCTGCTGCTGAACGTGCCTTCACATGAAGGCGAGTGAAACGTGCCTCGGGTGTGCCCTCTGCTGCATCCAAAATTGGGGTATGGAGCCATGGCTCATGTGGATAACCAGAATCACCTATGGAATTATTTTACACAGAAATTAGAGATTCATTTTTGAAGACATTTTCATGACAAACTTAATCTAAGAAATACTAACCTAGCAACCAACATCTCTCACCCGTAGCCCAAAATTCTGCCAGCTTCTGGCGAATGGCGGAATTAGCCCACACAAAAGAGTCATGGCTGCTACCTGGGTATCTcgccaaaatattataaattttgagatcTGAGTTGCTAACCTGAAAGTGGAGGATGTTCCACATATGACATAAGTCAGCCAACCATGCACGATAACATGTTCATTTGTCTATTGCAAAATGATGTAACTTACTATTTGCACATTAATTGAATGGAATAGCTTTCTGTTCACATATAAGTGCTCTTCCTCCCTTGGAGCTTTTATGGCTGTATGGGTGCCATCAACATACCCCAAAACACCAGGCATCCCTGCATTTTGGTAGTTCCTGGAAATGTGGAAACCCTTTTTATTAATGAATGCTCTTTTATCTTTTCAGGATAAAACAACATCTTAGGAAGtacgtttttttaaatgtatcatttgctgaagtaag
The nucleotide sequence above comes from Ischnura elegans chromosome 13, ioIscEleg1.1, whole genome shotgun sequence. Encoded proteins:
- the LOC124170058 gene encoding uncharacterized protein LOC124170058 → MDWRSDTKQKAMKIRRSAQQTGGGPSSVVPLTALEEKLIAFIGETAVSGIPGIVDPLEIVTVMPDGSLPFFFEEGEASSSGEASTVGDGSTPSTSGMPPPAKKRRICDADLDEKEERALAASKAMADAIQRIAFAVEVVARNSEETRKTLESLTASVKEMKEM
- the LOC124170059 gene encoding putative nuclease HARBI1 yields the protein MPGVLGYVDGTHTAIKAPREEEHLYVNRKLFHSINVQIVSNSDLKIYNILARYPGSSHDSFVWANSAIRQKLAEFWATGERCWLLGDSGYPHEPWLHTPILDAAEGTPEARFTRLHVKARSAAERCIGLLKGRFRCLLQARKMEYDPSKVCQFVNACSVLHNMCMLGGVPYGDDEFHMEDEIDRPPPVEQGARALLLEARAVRGDIIRRLQY